The following proteins come from a genomic window of Ignisphaera sp.:
- a CDS encoding tRNA uridine(34) 5-carboxymethylaminomethyl modification radical SAM/GNAT enzyme Elp3, with product MALKIRENVIRPTRTLSGVTIVAVMTKPFPCPHGKCIYCPGGVEYGTPQSYIGNEPALMRAIHVGFDPYEQVRLRLRQYLSMGHVPSKVEVIVMGGTFTALPRDYQLWFITNIFEAANRFPEPKPEKMPSIEEAHERNEIASIRVVGLTLETRPDWAKEREADWILYLGATKVEIGVQSIYDDVLQKVSRGHTVRDVVDATRVLKDSGFKVVYHIMPGLPGSDRDRDIEMIREIFENPDFRPDMLKIYPTLVIEGTKLYEMWRNGLYKALTDEEAVELISEFYRFIPKWVRVMRIQRDIPAPLIVAGPKKANLRELVEKRALEKDIKINEIRFREVGRQEIFRGVRPSRIEMTKEVYEASQGTEIFLAAEDAENNVLVGLLRLRIPSAKSYRPEIDSSTAIVRELHVYGPQIPIGDHDEDGWQHRGWGSKLLVAAEDIARYEFSCRKILVLSGVGAREYYRKHGYRRPSGSPYMAKELR from the coding sequence ATGGCCTTGAAGATTAGAGAGAATGTTATAAGACCTACTAGAACCCTTTCTGGAGTGACTATTGTAGCTGTGATGACAAAGCCATTTCCATGTCCACATGGAAAATGTATTTACTGTCCTGGTGGAGTAGAGTATGGAACTCCGCAGAGCTATATAGGCAATGAACCAGCTTTGATGAGGGCTATTCATGTTGGTTTCGACCCCTATGAGCAGGTTAGACTTAGGCTAAGACAATATCTTAGCATGGGCCATGTGCCAAGCAAAGTAGAGGTCATTGTCATGGGTGGCACATTCACTGCTCTGCCTAGGGACTACCAGCTGTGGTTCATTACAAACATTTTTGAGGCTGCCAACAGATTTCCAGAGCCGAAGCCAGAGAAGATGCCAAGTATTGAAGAGGCTCATGAGAGAAATGAGATAGCTTCTATCAGAGTTGTTGGCCTTACCCTCGAAACAAGGCCTGACTGGGCAAAGGAGAGAGAAGCTGATTGGATACTATACCTAGGGGCTACAAAGGTTGAGATAGGTGTTCAAAGCATCTATGACGACGTTCTTCAAAAGGTTAGCAGAGGCCACACTGTGAGAGATGTTGTAGATGCTACCAGAGTACTGAAGGACTCTGGATTCAAGGTTGTGTACCACATTATGCCAGGTCTTCCGGGTTCGGATAGAGATAGGGATATTGAAATGATTAGAGAGATTTTTGAGAATCCTGACTTTAGACCAGATATGCTTAAGATATATCCAACGCTGGTCATTGAAGGAACTAAGCTTTACGAGATGTGGAGAAATGGTCTCTACAAGGCGTTGACAGATGAAGAGGCTGTTGAGCTCATCTCAGAGTTCTACAGATTTATACCAAAGTGGGTAAGGGTTATGAGGATCCAGAGAGACATTCCAGCACCACTAATAGTGGCAGGACCCAAGAAGGCTAATCTGAGAGAGCTTGTCGAGAAGAGAGCACTTGAGAAGGATATAAAGATAAATGAGATTAGGTTTAGAGAGGTTGGGAGACAGGAGATATTCAGAGGTGTAAGACCATCAAGAATAGAGATGACCAAGGAGGTTTATGAGGCTAGCCAAGGAACAGAGATATTCTTGGCTGCGGAAGATGCTGAGAACAATGTGCTAGTTGGTTTACTCAGGCTTAGAATACCATCGGCCAAGTCGTACAGACCAGAGATAGACTCTTCAACAGCAATTGTAAGAGAATTGCATGTATATGGCCCTCAGATACCAATCGGAGATCACGATGAAGATGGTTGGCAACATCGTGGCTGGGGCTCGAAACTCCTTGTTGCAGCCGAGGATATTGCTAGATATGAGTTTAGCTGTAGAAAAATACTTGTACTTTCGGGTGTTGGTGCAAGAGAGTATTATAGAAAGCATGGGTATAGAAGACCTTCTGGCTCTCCATATATGGCTAAAGAACTTAGATGA